The following is a genomic window from Candidatus Dormiibacterota bacterium.
CTCCTTGACGGTGACCGTCCCCCGGTACCACGGCTCGTAGTCGTGCACCTGGTAGCGGGCGGTGCCGCCGGCGCCGCCACCCCGGGCAAGGCTGTAGGGGCGGTCGCGGATCGGGGTGACCATGCTCAGCCGCCGCGCCTGGAGGGCGGCCGAGTAGGTGAAGAGCTTGAAGATCGATCCCGGCGACCTCGGCTGCGCGGCCATGTCGAGCTGCTCGGCGGGATGGCCGGGGCCGGCGCTGCCGACGTCGGCGAGCACCTCGCCGCTGCGCGGGTCGACCGCCACCAGGGCACCGTCGCCGGCGTGCTGCGCGGCCATCGAGTCGACCTGCCGGGTGACCGCCGACTGGGAGAACCGCTGCAGCTCGGAGTCGATGGTGGTGGTGATCCGCAGCCCGGCGGTCACGGCGTCGAGGCCGAGCCGCTCGCGCACCTCGCCAACCACCCGCGCGGTGACCGTGGGGAAGAGGTCGACGTCGGCCATGGCGCCGGAGACCAGCGCCGGCATCTCCGCCTGCGCGGCCGCCGCGGCGGTGACGGCGCCGGTGTCGACCATCGCGGCCAGCACCGCACGCTGCCGGGCCCGGGCCGCGTCGGGATGGCGGAAGGGGTCGAGCAGCGCGGGGCTGTTGGGCAGCCCGGCGAGCAGCGCCGCCTGGGCGAGGTCGAGCCGGGCCGCGCCGATCCCGAAGTAGGTGCGCGCCGCCGCCTCGGCCCCGTAGGCGCCGTGCCCGTAGTTGATGTCGTTGAGGTACTCCTCGAGGACCTGCTCGCGGCTCAGGGTGCGGGCGAGGTGACGGGCGATGAAGATCTCCCGCAGCTTGCGGTCGACGGTGCGCGGCGAGGTGCCCACGTAGAGGACCTTGGCGAGCTGCTCGGTGATCGTGCTGGCGCCCTGGACGGGGCCGCCGTTGACCAGGTCGGTCCAGGCCGCGGCCACCAGCCGGGAGCCGTCGACCGCCCCCTCGTGCCAGAAGTTGCGGTCCTCGACGGCCACGGTGGCGCGGCGGAGCTCTGGGGAGATCTGCGCGAGGGCCACCGGCACCCGCCGCTCGCCGGCGGCGTGGAGCACCGCGATGAGCTCGCCGTGGCGGTCGAGGACCACCGAGTCGGCGGGCAGCGTTCGCGAGTCGGGAACGGCACCGAGGCGGTCGTCGAGCAGCGCGAGGGCCGCCTGCCCGCCCCCCCAGAGCAGCACGGTCGCGATCGCGAGGGCGGCGGCGACCAGGGCGGCGAGGTGGATGCGGGAGCGCCGCCGGGCACCGCGGGCGAGGCGGCGGGTGAGCACCACCGGGTGCACCCCGGCGCCGACGCGGCGTCGCGGCGGCAGGGGGCCGGCGGGCGGGGGACGGCGGGTGGTGCCGGACATGAGGTGTGGTGGGGGTCGTGAGAAGGGCGGTGGCGTGAGCCCGGGCCCGACAGCATCCCACGAACCCACCATCGAGGGCGACCCCCGGTCAGGAGAGCCGCCGCGCCGCCTCGACCGGGGACCCCGGAAGCTGGTGCAGCTGCCACCAGTGGCCGCGGCAGTCGTCACATCGGTGCCGGTCCGCGGAGATGCTGTTGTCGTCGGCGAGCGGCAGCTCGAGGTGGGTGTGCTGCGAGCCGCAGTGGGGACAGGGGGAGATCACCCCCACCAGCCGCCGCTGTCCCCTCGCCGCCCGCATGGAGGGAGTCTGCCACGTCGAACAGGGGTTCGTGAAGCCCGGGCGCTCAGCTCCGGGGGACGGTCCCCACGTGCGCGTGCTCGGTCCCGCCCCAGCCGAGCGGGGGCGCGTATCCGGAGCCGGGCTCGTACGACGGCGCGACGAAGCGCTCGACGATGCCCGCCTTCTCCTTCGACCCCGACATCGCGGTGATCAGGGCGAGGCTGAAGCTGTCGGCGTCGGCGATGTGCTTCATGATCTCCTCCCCCTTGCCCGCGGAGCGGATGACGATGTCGCCGTAGCCGAAGAACCGGGCGGTGACCCCCCGGCTCAGGGTGGTGTGCTGGACCTTCTCGATCCCCAGCGACTCCGAGACCCGGTTGAGCACCCCGTAGCTGGTGATCACCCGCTGGTTGGTCAGGGTGTAGGTGTTGCAGTGCCACTCCAGCAGCCGGAAGGCGAGCAGCACCGCGACCACCAGGCCCATCACCAGCCAGGCGGGGAAGCGGAAGACGTGGAGGAGGCCGTAGCCGGCTCCGAACACCAGCACCCAGAAGCCCACGTGGCGGCCGAAGTGGTGCCACGGCTCCTCGGGATCGTTCTGGTAGCGGGTCCAGTGGAGCACCAGCCGGATCAGCACCCCGAGGGCGAGGAGCAGGGTCGCGTCGAGGATCTGGAGCACCCCGAGGCCGACCGCGAGGGCGGCGACGCACACCAGCGCGTAGGGG
Proteins encoded in this region:
- a CDS encoding transglycosylase domain-containing protein, producing the protein MSGTTRRPPPAGPLPPRRRVGAGVHPVVLTRRLARGARRRSRIHLAALVAAALAIATVLLWGGGQAALALLDDRLGAVPDSRTLPADSVVLDRHGELIAVLHAAGERRVPVALAQISPELRRATVAVEDRNFWHEGAVDGSRLVAAAWTDLVNGGPVQGASTITEQLAKVLYVGTSPRTVDRKLREIFIARHLARTLSREQVLEEYLNDINYGHGAYGAEAAARTYFGIGAARLDLAQAALLAGLPNSPALLDPFRHPDAARARQRAVLAAMVDTGAVTAAAAAQAEMPALVSGAMADVDLFPTVTARVVGEVRERLGLDAVTAGLRITTTIDSELQRFSQSAVTRQVDSMAAQHAGDGALVAVDPRSGEVLADVGSAGPGHPAEQLDMAAQPRSPGSIFKLFTYSAALQARRLSMVTPIRDRPYSLARGGGAGGTARYQVHDYEPWYRGTVTVKEALASSLNVPAVKAEMLTGIPEVVRVARAMGVTTLDRPASAYGASLTLGGYPVPLEELAQAATVLAAEGWYRAEHVLLSVGDRRGGELLARGPGHRALDPAVAFVMNAILADDANRAPAFGSRSALTIPGHLVAAKTGTTTEFRDNLTVGWTPRLALATWVGNADDSPMRNTTGLSGAAPIWNAVMSHALGGGGDGWPGPPHGVRRVAGGWVLEGTSAETGAEAGALGEMAPLADCRQWTREGGLLWSCAPGWSGLAGDPGPPGSPSPSPGIPQKEGGPGFSVSFTLGR
- a CDS encoding PH domain-containing protein, which encodes MPEPYVDGERPICVARQHIAIFIPYALVCVAALAVGLGVLQILDATLLLALGVLIRLVLHWTRYQNDPEEPWHHFGRHVGFWVLVFGAGYGLLHVFRFPAWLVMGLVVAVLLAFRLLEWHCNTYTLTNQRVITSYGVLNRVSESLGIEKVQHTTLSRGVTARFFGYGDIVIRSAGKGEEIMKHIADADSFSLALITAMSGSKEKAGIVERFVAPSYEPGSGYAPPLGWGGTEHAHVGTVPRS